GGAAGGTGCCCCACCCCCTTGACGCCGCCCTCAGGGAGCGGGGGGAGGGGCCGGGCAGGCGCTGCGGTAGCGGACCTCGATGGTCTGCCCTGGCGTGGGCACCGCGGCGGGCTGGAAGACGACCGCGTTGTGGGCGGGGTCGTAGGTCCACTGGTCGGCCGGCAGCTTCACCCCCGCGACGCGCACGGACATCTCCGCCATGCCATTGGGCGTGGCGCCGAGGGTGAAGTCCGCCTGGGGCCTGTCGGCGCGCTGCAGGAGCTTGTCCAGGAAGGAGCCGTAGTCGCCCTGGCAGATGGAGCCCACCGCGCCGTTGGTGCGCTGCGCCACGGTGGAGAAGCGCGGCCCCGGGGGGCCCGCGGTGGTGCAGCGGTTGTCGGTGGGCACGAGCGCGTAGAGCTGGGTGCGGTGCGCCATGCCGGTGCCCTTGATGGCCTGGAGGAACTGCACGTAGCTCTCCGCGTCGAAGCCCGAGTGGTCGTCCTCGTCGGACAGCACCACCACCGCGAGCCGGGCCGTGGAGCGCAGGAAGCCCAGGTTGCCGTCGTTGGGCAGCGGGGTGCGCGGATCATCCGCGCTGGTGGCCAGGGGCGAGGAGAGCGCCTGACGCATCGTCTCCAGGCCCTGCACCAGGTTGTGGCACAGCCCCACGTCGTCGATGTTGGCCTGCACGGTCTCCGCCGCCGTGGTCGCGGCGCTGGAGATGGCGCGCGAGCGGCTGCCGTCCACCGGGACGAGCCGGCCGCCCTCGCCACCCGCCGTCACGCCGCCGCACGCGGAGGCCCGGGCCGCCAGACCCGTGCTGGTGACGCCCACGCGCACGTCCACGCCGGCCTGTCGCGCGCGCTCCAGCCAGCCCGGAATGGCCGCCTTCAGCCGCGCCTGGTAGGTGTCCATGGTGGTGGTGTTGGCCACCACGAAGAGGACGTCCAGCTGGCTGTTGGTGCCCTGGATGAAGCGGTCGAGCTGCAGGCCCTCGTGGTTCGTCTCCGCCAGCAGCGGGACGAGCAGCGGGCTGGGCTCGTTCGTCGCGTAGACGAAGAAGGGGCTGAAGTGCTGGCCGAGCACGTTGCGCTCGTAGGAGAACTCCAGCTCGAAGCCCTCGCCTGGCGCCAGCGTGCGCGGCAGCGCCATGTTCGTCATCAGCGCGTACTGGTTGCTGGTTCCCGCTCCAATCTGGAAGTCACGCACGTCGATGGGCGCGGCGCACTGGTTGGAGATGAGCGTGCGCCGGCGGCCCACCGAGCAGTCGTAGCGGATGGGTCCGAAGTCCACGAAGGCGGGCGCGGCCACCAGGCAGCTGTCCTGCGACACACCCCGGAGGGGCAGCGTCACCGTGGGGTTGGCGGGGTCGTTCACCGTCAGCCGCAGCTCGCCCTGGTACTCGCCCGGCGCCTGGGGCCGGAAGGCGATCATCGCGCTGAAGGCGGTGTCGTACGGCAACACGCCACCGGCCAGCTTGCCGCCCGGCATGTAGAAGACACCCCCGGCGTCGTTGGACAGGTGGATGTCCTTCACCGCGCACTCGGCCCGGCCGGGGTTGCGGAAGGAGAAGCCCAGCACGGCGCCACGGCCGGGCGTCACGTTGCCGAAGTCCAGCACCGGCCAGGGCTTGAGCTCGTAGACGCAGGGGCCGGTGGACCGGGCGCGGCCGGTGAGGGCGATGGTGCGCTCGGGGGTGAACTTGTCATCCGACATGAGCACCAGCGTGCCCTGCCAGGTGCCCTCGGCCTTGGGCTCGAAGTACACCGTCAGGTCGATGGCGTCCGTGCCCGGGGCGATGGTGATGTCATCGACTCCCAGCGCCGGCCAGGCGGTGCCCGCCTTCCACGGGTAGGCCTGCTTGCCGCGCAGGGGCACGTCCACCGAGAAGTGGTCCGCGCTCCCGCCGCCTCGCACGCCCCGGAAGATGAGGTTGCCGGTGGTGCCGCCGTTGGAGATGCGAATCGTCTTCCCCACCTTGCCGCCCACGGGCAGCTCGCCGAAGTCCAGCGCGGCCGGGGCCACCGCCAGCGTGGGCCGGCCACCGCTCGCGTCCAGCACCACCTGCGACTGGCGCGCCTTGTCCGACTCGTAGCCCAGCGTCAGCGTGCCCGTGTTGGGCCCGGAGAAGCGCGCGGCGAACTCCAGCGGCACCTCCACCGCCTCGCCCGGCTTCACCTCCTGGCGCTGCATGGACTTGAGCGGCGTGAAGGACTTGTCGCTGGTGCTCAGCCCCATGATGGTGACCGGCCGCCAGGTGATGTTGCGCGCGCGCGTATAGGACTGGGTGCGCTCGTGCACGGGGATGGACTCGAAGGGCACCGGCTCCGGCTCGAAGACGAAGGCGCTCGGCACCGAGCGGCCGGCCAGCTCCGCCACCGTCGGCGTGCAGTTGCCACAGGCCTTGACCTTCACCTGCGCGCGCATGTCTCCCAACGAGCGAGGCAGGTACTTCGCCTGCACCTCGCGCGTGCTGAGCGGCGGCACGGTGAGGGTGTCCGCGCTGAAGGCATCGGCCGCGGCGCCCTCGAGCGTCACCGTGAGCGGCAGGTCCACCGGATTGGAGATGGTGAGGCGCAGGGTCCTCTCGCTGTCCACCTCCAGCGTCTCGAAGTCCAGCACCGGCGGGGAGATGTCGATGGGCAGGGGGACACCCTGACCCCGGACCCTCACGGTGTGCTCCCGGCCCGAGTTGGCATCCGTGAGCACGTGGACCGTCTCCTCCACGGGGCCTTCCGAGAGCGGGTGGAAGCGCACGTGCACCAGCTTCTCCTCGCCGGGCATCACCCGCTCTTCACCGTCGAAGGACACCTCGTATGAGGGGTCTCCCTCGAGCCCGAGCGCATTCAGCGCATGGAAGGGCACGTAGCCCACGTTGCGCAGGCGCACCTGTTTCTCGCGCCATTGGCCCACCGGCACGTCCCCGAAATCCAGCGTGTCCGCATCCACGGCCGCCTGGGCCTGCACCGAACGGGTGTTCCCCGGTTCGTGACACGCCAGCAGCGCCGTCAGCAGTGACAGCCCGATGATCCGCCCACCACGCAGCCCCGTCCTCATCGCCCGTTCCCGCCTGGAATCCATCCGGCATACCCCTAATCAAAAGGCGTACCAACCGTCTGTTGGTTGGCGGGCCCAATGAAAACAAGGGTTTGGCGAAGGCGTGGATGTAGGATGCGAACGATTGGAAGCCGCTTGCCCTGGAGGGTGAAGGAGTTTTCCCGGCTTGTCGGGGCACCCGAGGCGGATTAGCGGACGGACTGGATGAGCTCCCGGAGCGCGCGCGCCACGGCCTCCGGCTGCTCCAGGTGCACGTGGTGGCCCCCGGGGATGACGATGGGGGGCTGGGCGGGGCGCAGGGCGGCGAGTCGGGCCCGGGCCCGCTCGTCATTGAAGCCGTAGCCCTCGCTCCCGAGGATCAACCGCACCGGGCAGGTGACGGCGGAGGAGAGGGCGAGCCACTGGGCGTCGTCGTAGCCGAAGGCGAAGCGGCGGCGGTGGGTCGGGTCGAAGGTGAAGGCGACGCCGCCCTCGACGGGCTCGGTGCCGTGGCGCGCCATGTGGAGCGCGACGTGCTCGGGCAGGGCGGCGCCGTCTCGCAGGCGGGCGGCGGCGACCTCCACGCTGGGGTAGGGCTTGCGGTTGGGTGTGCGCTCCAGATCCTCGAGGAAGCCGCGCAGGCGCGCGAGCGCGTTCTCGGGAGGGCCGCCCAGGGGCCCGAGGCTCTCGATGAGGCCGAGGCTCAGCACGCGCGAGGGACGGGCGGCCGCGTACGCCGTGGCGACGATGCCGCCCAGCGAATGGCCGACGAGGTGTACCGCCTCCAGGCCGGTGGCGCGCAGCACCGCCTCCACGTCCACCAGGTAGTCGGCGAACTGGTAGTTGGCGAGCCGGGGCAGGTGTCCACTTCGACCCATGCCGCGGAAGTCGAGCAGCACCAGGTGCCAGGAGTCCGGCAGGTGCTCGGCGACGAAGTCGAAGCTGTGGGAGTGGTCCAGATAGCCGTGCAGGAAGACGACGGCGGGCGAGCCGCCGGCACCG
This is a stretch of genomic DNA from Archangium violaceum. It encodes these proteins:
- a CDS encoding choice-of-anchor D domain-containing protein — protein: MRTGLRGGRIIGLSLLTALLACHEPGNTRSVQAQAAVDADTLDFGDVPVGQWREKQVRLRNVGYVPFHALNALGLEGDPSYEVSFDGEERVMPGEEKLVHVRFHPLSEGPVEETVHVLTDANSGREHTVRVRGQGVPLPIDISPPVLDFETLEVDSERTLRLTISNPVDLPLTVTLEGAAADAFSADTLTVPPLSTREVQAKYLPRSLGDMRAQVKVKACGNCTPTVAELAGRSVPSAFVFEPEPVPFESIPVHERTQSYTRARNITWRPVTIMGLSTSDKSFTPLKSMQRQEVKPGEAVEVPLEFAARFSGPNTGTLTLGYESDKARQSQVVLDASGGRPTLAVAPAALDFGELPVGGKVGKTIRISNGGTTGNLIFRGVRGGGSADHFSVDVPLRGKQAYPWKAGTAWPALGVDDITIAPGTDAIDLTVYFEPKAEGTWQGTLVLMSDDKFTPERTIALTGRARSTGPCVYELKPWPVLDFGNVTPGRGAVLGFSFRNPGRAECAVKDIHLSNDAGGVFYMPGGKLAGGVLPYDTAFSAMIAFRPQAPGEYQGELRLTVNDPANPTVTLPLRGVSQDSCLVAAPAFVDFGPIRYDCSVGRRRTLISNQCAAPIDVRDFQIGAGTSNQYALMTNMALPRTLAPGEGFELEFSYERNVLGQHFSPFFVYATNEPSPLLVPLLAETNHEGLQLDRFIQGTNSQLDVLFVVANTTTMDTYQARLKAAIPGWLERARQAGVDVRVGVTSTGLAARASACGGVTAGGEGGRLVPVDGSRSRAISSAATTAAETVQANIDDVGLCHNLVQGLETMRQALSSPLATSADDPRTPLPNDGNLGFLRSTARLAVVVLSDEDDHSGFDAESYVQFLQAIKGTGMAHRTQLYALVPTDNRCTTAGPPGPRFSTVAQRTNGAVGSICQGDYGSFLDKLLQRADRPQADFTLGATPNGMAEMSVRVAGVKLPADQWTYDPAHNAVVFQPAAVPTPGQTIEVRYRSACPAPPPAP
- a CDS encoding alpha/beta fold hydrolase, whose product is MSSSFESLKVDAHGLALHARQRGAGGSPAVVFLHGYLDHSHSFDFVAEHLPDSWHLVLLDFRGMGRSGHLPRLANYQFADYLVDVEAVLRATGLEAVHLVGHSLGGIVATAYAAARPSRVLSLGLIESLGPLGGPPENALARLRGFLEDLERTPNRKPYPSVEVAAARLRDGAALPEHVALHMARHGTEPVEGGVAFTFDPTHRRRFAFGYDDAQWLALSSAVTCPVRLILGSEGYGFNDERARARLAALRPAQPPIVIPGGHHVHLEQPEAVARALRELIQSVR